The nucleotide sequence CAGGTTATAAAGCCGGCGGCACCAATACAGACCGAATTTCACCCCAGTTTGATGCGGTATTTGATGCAGAAAAGGCACGCAGTGCAGAAATTGGCGTTAAACAAGAATGGCGAGAGCTAGGTCTTAGAATGAACCTTGCTGCACACTACACCCAAATTAGCGATTTTCAAGCCACCACATTCGATGGCACTGGATTTAACCTGCAAAACGCAGGTGACATTGATGTAAAAGGTATTGAACTGGACGCTAACTGGTATATGACTGACACCACAGAGTTAGCCTTCAGTGCAGCCCGTACACTCGCTAATTTTAAGACATTTAAAAAAGGGACCTGTTGGGTTGCCTATACGTGGCATACGGGAGATGACGACCCAGGTAGGGCGACGCCAGAAGATCCATTTTGTGCCAGAGACGGTGACAGGGTGGGTTTCGAACCTCAAAATAGTGCGGCCCTCACCGTCACTCAATATTTCACCTTATCTGACATCGATGGATGGGTGAGTGTAGACTACCAATACACGGGAAATGTGTATTTAGACGATACCAACGACCCCTATAAACGTTCACCTGCTTACCAGATAGTTAACGCAAGACTAAACCTGTATTTCGCTGACCTAGACAGCCACCTGACCTTTTGGGCGAGAAACCTTTTCGATGAAGAATATGTAGCAAGAAGTGGTTTTGATGTGCCCGTTCAACAAGGAAAAATTATGGCTTACCCGGGCGCACCTCGCAGCTACGGCGTGACGGTGAGAAAGCGCTTTTAGCGCTTCCCACTGCTTTCCTTTCCCGCCAAAACGCTATGACACTGTGCAATAACGGACAGCGCGATACTCTCAGGTAATTCACCGCCAATATCAAATCCTGCAGGGCTTACAAAAACGCCGCTAAATGCACTTTCCTCAACCTGTGCAAGCGACAGAATTTCCTCTTTTCTGTGCTTGGGGCCTAACATCGCGATGTATTGCAGGTGATGAGCACTCAGTGCTTTCAACGCTTCAGCGTCTATATTTCTATGGTGGGACATTAATACCGCCGCATCAACATTATGGACACTCATGTGTTCTGATACAGCCGAAACCTCGCTGGATGACACGATGTAATTCGCCAAAGAGAAATGCTCAACTCTGGCCTGCGCCGGCCTTGGATCCCAAACACTGACTGTCCAACCTTGTAAATGGGCCATTTTAACCACAAAGGTTGCGTCAAAACCCCCGCCCACGACCAGCAAATGTGGCGGACAGGTGAATGGAATATCGATATAAGGAGGGGCGTAATTCACATGGTCATCGAGTTTAGCCAGCTTATTTAACTGTTGTACTTCACTAGGAGAGCTCACTTGGCTATTTGATATATCCTCCAAATTAAGCTTCCAACGACAGTGCTGCCCATTCAGTAGGGTTTGATATGCCTTTTCCAGAGATAAATAACAGTTTTCAGCCTCTACGGGTAATAGTGCTAGATGAACCACGCCACCACAACCCACCCCCAACTTAAACGCAATATCTTCTTCGTCGTTGTCGTCATAAATAGTATGGCGTACCTTTTTGTCCTGCATGACACGACGCGCTTTACGATGTATGTCACTTTCCAGACAGCCGCCACTTAAAATACCTAATTGATGACCGTCATCGCTAAATAGCATGAGTGCGCCAGCTTTTCGGTAGCAGGACCCCTCGGTCTTGTAAATTAACCCCAGCACCCACTGGTGCTTATCTTTAAGTGGCGCCCACTGAGACAACAAATGCAGCGTTTGATTACTCATCAATTACCGTTTGCTTCTTGTAAGATGGCTTCTTGAATAAAGGCAGCAAGGGTTTCTGGAGGCTGCGCCCCGGCCACACCTTGATTCCCGATCACAAAGGTGGGCACACTCTGAATCCCGCGTTGCATCCACAGTTGTTCTTCCATTCTAACCTCATCAGCATAGGTTTGTTGCGCTAATGCTTGTTGAATATCTTCTTTTTCCAAACCTACTGCTACTGCTTCATCGATAAGCACACTAATATCGCTGACGTCTTTGCGCTCACTAAAAAATGCCGCGAACAAGCGAAGCTTAAGCGCCTCTTTCTTGCCTTTTAAACTGGCTAAATGCAGTGCCTGATGAGCGTTGAACGTATTTACCATTTTCATTTCATCGAAATAGTCGAACTTAAAGCCAACGGCATCACCAATGTCGGTGAGCTGCTCTCTCGTTTGCTGGCTCTGCGCTTCGGTTACGCCGTACTTTTGCATAACGTGCTCACGCAGATTTTGCCCTTCTTCAGGCATGGAAGGGTTTAGTTCAAATGGATGAAAATTAACCGAAACTTCAACATCATCCAGCATAGCCACCGCGTGTTGCAGATGCTGATAACCAACAATACACCATGGACACACTACGTCGGATACTATGTCTATTGATACTTTTTTCACTATCACTCCTGTAGGCATTTACAAATGTGAACACCTGTTCAAATAATTCTATTGTAGGCGGTACGAATGCGGCTTCAAGTCAGTGACTATCGAATACCGATAAAAAGCGCACCATTGTCGGCCACTGACATAAACGCTAGGCACATTGACGCTGAACTCTGCCCCAAGACCGTCTGGCATTCCACGCCCGTTAACAAATTCTTTGTAAATTCATACGCTCAATAACGACAAGAGTTCACCCTGACTGCGGGTGAATGTAAAGCAGAAATAGGTGACACTAAAGGTGAAAAAAATTTAACAGACATAACAAGACAAAGCTTGCACCAGATCAACATTTGTAAAATTTAACTGTACTACACTTCAGGCATAAGAATTATTGGATGTGCGCAAAGTATTCACTACTGATGCAAGGCATATCAGCATCATTAACAACACCGAAATGTGCGACGACGTAAAAAGAGTTAAATTATGACTACGCCCCCGTTAGTGCCAAATAGCACCGTTATTAAATATGCTCAACAAGCGCCCAGGTATACCTCTTACCCTACCGCATTAAAGTTTAGCCAGGTTCCTGCTAATGCACTTAACGAAGCGTCGTGGAAATATGGCACAGACGATCTGGCCTTATACATCCACATTCCTTTTTGCGATACGCTATGTTATTACTGCGGCTGCAATAAAACGGTCACCCGACACAACGATAAGGCAGACGATTACCTCAGTTATCTTGAGCAAGAAATGCTACTAAAAAAGCCGCTGTATGATGGTAAGAAGGTGGTATCTTTGCACCTTGGGGGCGGTTCTCCCAGCTTTCTATCCAGTGTGCAACAAACCTACTTAATGTACTTGCTACGCCGACACTTTACGTTTTCCACGCAGACTGAAATGTCGATTGAGCTTGACCCTAGACATACCAC is from Alteromonas australica and encodes:
- a CDS encoding XdhC family protein, whose protein sequence is MSNQTLHLLSQWAPLKDKHQWVLGLIYKTEGSCYRKAGALMLFSDDGHQLGILSGGCLESDIHRKARRVMQDKKVRHTIYDDNDEEDIAFKLGVGCGGVVHLALLPVEAENCYLSLEKAYQTLLNGQHCRWKLNLEDISNSQVSSPSEVQQLNKLAKLDDHVNYAPPYIDIPFTCPPHLLVVGGGFDATFVVKMAHLQGWTVSVWDPRPAQARVEHFSLANYIVSSSEVSAVSEHMSVHNVDAAVLMSHHRNIDAEALKALSAHHLQYIAMLGPKHRKEEILSLAQVEESAFSGVFVSPAGFDIGGELPESIALSVIAQCHSVLAGKESSGKR
- a CDS encoding DsbA family oxidoreductase encodes the protein MKKVSIDIVSDVVCPWCIVGYQHLQHAVAMLDDVEVSVNFHPFELNPSMPEEGQNLREHVMQKYGVTEAQSQQTREQLTDIGDAVGFKFDYFDEMKMVNTFNAHQALHLASLKGKKEALKLRLFAAFFSERKDVSDISVLIDEAVAVGLEKEDIQQALAQQTYADEVRMEEQLWMQRGIQSVPTFVIGNQGVAGAQPPETLAAFIQEAILQEANGN